From the genome of Halalkalicoccus subterraneus:
CGGTTGCTGCGTCGTCTTCCGGTTCTTCCTCCTCGCTCCTATCGCTTTCGACTCCGACCTCGCGGGTCTCGACGTCCGTTTCGGCCTCGTGATGGGCTTCAAGGGTGCGGATCCGTTCGTTGGCCTCGACCAGCTCCTCGGTGAGTCCCCGTACCGTGGCTTCGAGCTCCTCGACCCGCGTCTCGAGATCCTCGACTCTGTTCGACATACACCCATTACCTCGCCCGGCGGACATAAACCTGCGTCAGACACGTATCCCTTATCCAACCGTTCGGCCGAGCGCGCTCTCCCGGTAGCCTTTATGCGATCGACGCCGAAGCCCGCACAATGACTGCGCAGGCGACCCAACAGCGCGATCTCACGGTCGTGATCGGGTTGGAGGTCCACGTCCAGCTCGAAACCGACACGAAGGTGTTCTGTGGCTGTTCGACCGATCTCGCGGACGCCGACCCCAACACCCACACCTGCCCGACCTGTCTCGGCCTGCCGGGGGCGCTGCCCGTGCTCAACGAGGCGGCCGTCGAGTCGGCCGTGAAGCTGGGCAAGGCGATCGACGCCGAGATCCCCCAGCAGACGCGCTTTCACCGCAAGAACTACTACTACCCCGACCTGCCGAAGGACTTCCAGATCACCCAGTACGACGCCCCGATCTGCCAGGACGGGCGCTTGGAGATCGGCGTCGAGGGCGAGCGCCGCGAGATCGGAATCGAGCGCGCGCACTTGGAGGAGGATCCGGGTAGCCTCCAGCACGCCGGAGGCAACATCGAGACCGCCGAACACACCCTCGTCA
Proteins encoded in this window:
- a CDS encoding DUF7518 family protein, which translates into the protein MSNRVEDLETRVEELEATVRGLTEELVEANERIRTLEAHHEAETDVETREVGVESDRSEEEEPEDDAATDIIVA